The following coding sequences lie in one Microbacterium sp. XT11 genomic window:
- the gmk gene encoding guanylate kinase: MTDARPVPEVDRAAAARRAVERRRARASLKRDLTMRVVTPQAVLEQAIADPDSVAGSMRITDFLLALPAIGAGKRDRILTELQISPVKRLGGLGVRQRVALRDWLDRRFPLPQPRGARSRLLVLAGPTAVGKGTVAAYIREHHPEIHLSVSATTRPPRPGEIDGVHYYFVDDAEFDRLIADGELLEYAVVHNRSRYGTPRAPIDAALAEGKTVLLEIDLQGARQVRQAEPSATLIFLLPPSWDELVHRLVGRGTEDAEERARRLRTAKVELAAQNEFDHLIVNEDVAAAAAEVVDLSSSSAR, from the coding sequence GTGACTGATGCCCGCCCCGTGCCCGAGGTGGATCGCGCCGCAGCGGCTCGACGCGCCGTGGAACGACGTCGCGCCAGGGCGTCCCTCAAGCGCGACCTGACGATGCGCGTGGTCACGCCCCAGGCGGTGCTCGAACAGGCGATCGCCGACCCTGACTCCGTGGCCGGTTCCATGCGCATCACCGACTTCCTCCTCGCGCTGCCCGCGATCGGAGCGGGAAAACGCGACCGCATCCTCACGGAGCTGCAGATCTCTCCGGTGAAGCGCCTCGGCGGACTGGGAGTGCGTCAGAGGGTCGCGCTGCGCGACTGGCTCGATCGGCGGTTCCCGCTGCCGCAGCCTCGTGGGGCGCGCAGCAGGCTTCTCGTGCTCGCGGGTCCTACCGCGGTGGGCAAGGGCACGGTGGCTGCGTATATCAGGGAGCACCATCCGGAGATCCACCTGTCGGTGTCCGCCACGACGAGGCCCCCGCGGCCCGGTGAGATCGACGGTGTGCACTACTACTTCGTGGACGACGCCGAGTTCGACCGTCTCATCGCGGACGGGGAGCTGCTGGAGTACGCCGTCGTCCACAACCGCTCGCGCTACGGCACGCCACGCGCTCCGATCGACGCAGCTCTCGCCGAGGGCAAGACCGTGCTGCTCGAGATCGACCTGCAGGGCGCGCGCCAGGTACGGCAGGCGGAGCCGAGCGCCACGCTGATCTTCCTGCTCCCGCCGAGCTGGGACGAGCTCGTGCACCGCCTGGTCGGTCGGGGCACCGAAGACGCGGAGGAGCGCGCGCGGCGCCTGCGCACCGCCAAGGTCGAGCTCGCGGCGCAGAACGAGTTCGATCACCTCATCGTGAACGAGGACGTCGCCGCCGCCGCCGCGGAGGTCGTAGACTTGTCTTCGAGCTCTGCGCGCTGA
- the pyrF gene encoding orotidine-5'-phosphate decarboxylase has protein sequence MSERFGERVRAALVARGPLCVGIDPHESLLQQWSLAPDASGVREFGLRAVEAAEGRVGFVKPQMSFFERFGAAGIAALEEVIAAARTAGLIVIADAKRGDIGSTMDAYGAAWLAPGSALEADAVTVSPYLGVGALDGTFRLAEDHGKGVFVLAATSNPEAIGLQRSTGRDGGTVSAQVVAAVSARNAETTPTGEWGSLGFVIGATVDWTDAGIAPFTPTAPILGPGFGAQGAGPRDLRARYGALAHAVIASESRSLLTVGADGLAEAIDARADEYREAARD, from the coding sequence GTGAGCGAACGCTTCGGCGAAAGGGTCCGCGCGGCGCTGGTTGCGCGCGGACCGCTGTGCGTGGGGATCGACCCGCACGAGTCCCTGCTGCAGCAGTGGAGCCTCGCCCCCGATGCATCAGGCGTCCGCGAGTTCGGCCTGCGCGCGGTCGAAGCGGCCGAGGGGCGTGTGGGCTTCGTGAAGCCGCAGATGTCGTTCTTCGAACGCTTCGGCGCCGCCGGCATCGCAGCGCTCGAAGAGGTCATCGCCGCGGCCCGCACCGCGGGCCTCATCGTGATCGCCGACGCCAAGCGCGGCGACATCGGCTCGACGATGGATGCGTACGGGGCGGCGTGGCTGGCTCCCGGGTCGGCGCTCGAGGCCGACGCGGTCACCGTCAGCCCGTACCTCGGCGTCGGAGCCCTGGACGGGACGTTCCGCCTCGCCGAGGATCACGGGAAGGGCGTGTTCGTGCTCGCCGCGACGAGCAATCCCGAAGCGATCGGCCTGCAGCGCTCGACGGGGCGCGACGGGGGGACGGTGTCGGCACAGGTCGTCGCGGCGGTGTCCGCCCGCAACGCCGAAACCACGCCGACGGGGGAGTGGGGCAGCCTCGGCTTCGTCATCGGCGCGACGGTGGACTGGACGGATGCCGGCATCGCGCCGTTCACCCCGACCGCGCCGATCCTCGGCCCTGGTTTCGGTGCACAGGGCGCAGGCCCCCGGGATCTGCGTGCGCGATATGGCGCTCTGGCGCACGCCGTGATCGCAAGCGAGAGCCGCAGTCTCCTGACCGTCGGAGCCGACGGGCTGGCCGAGGCCATCGACGCGCGCGCCGACGAGTACCGGGAGGCCGCCCGTGACTGA
- the metK gene encoding methionine adenosyltransferase, with product MSALRLFTSESVTEGHPDKICDQISDSILDGLIAKDPGSRVAVETLVTTGLVHVAGEIRTEAYVDIPTIVRQVVNGIGYTSSDTGFDGDSCGVSVSVGEQSSDIAHGVDNAREHRDGTSTDPLDGLGAGDQGIMFGFAARETPQLMPMAAWTAHRIAERLTEVRRSGLLPFLRPDGKTQVTLGYDGFTPKTVDAVVLSTQHNPDVSQDEIKAQVRRHVIDPVLETTGLDLEDVTYYINPAGPFVTGGPKGDAGLTGRKIIIDTYGGAARHGGGAFSGKDPSKVDRSGAYAMRWVAKNAVAAGLADRLEVQVAYAIGVARPVGLYVETFGTGRVSDEVITRAIDEVFDLRPQAIIEQLDLLRPIYAQTAAYGHFGRELPDFTWERTDRAEELRRAAGI from the coding sequence ATGAGCGCGCTGCGTCTGTTCACATCCGAGTCCGTGACCGAAGGGCACCCGGACAAGATCTGCGACCAGATCTCCGACAGCATCCTCGACGGCCTGATCGCGAAGGATCCGGGTTCCCGCGTCGCCGTGGAGACCCTTGTCACGACCGGGCTCGTCCACGTCGCAGGAGAGATCCGCACCGAGGCCTACGTCGACATCCCGACCATCGTCCGTCAGGTCGTCAACGGCATCGGCTACACGTCGAGCGACACCGGCTTCGACGGCGATTCCTGCGGCGTCAGCGTGTCGGTGGGGGAGCAGTCCAGCGACATCGCCCACGGGGTCGACAACGCCCGCGAGCACCGCGACGGCACATCGACCGACCCTCTCGACGGGCTGGGAGCAGGAGACCAGGGGATCATGTTCGGCTTCGCCGCGCGCGAGACCCCTCAGCTCATGCCGATGGCGGCGTGGACGGCGCATCGCATCGCCGAGCGCCTCACGGAGGTGCGCCGCAGCGGACTGCTCCCCTTCCTGCGTCCTGACGGAAAGACGCAGGTCACGCTCGGCTATGACGGGTTCACGCCGAAGACCGTCGACGCCGTGGTGCTCTCCACGCAGCACAACCCCGATGTGTCTCAAGACGAGATCAAGGCGCAGGTGCGTCGCCACGTGATCGACCCCGTGCTCGAGACGACCGGGCTCGACCTCGAGGACGTCACGTACTACATCAACCCGGCAGGGCCCTTCGTCACCGGCGGTCCGAAGGGTGACGCCGGTCTCACCGGCCGCAAGATCATCATCGACACCTACGGCGGAGCGGCTCGTCACGGCGGCGGCGCGTTCAGCGGCAAGGATCCGTCGAAGGTCGACCGCTCCGGCGCATACGCGATGCGGTGGGTCGCGAAGAACGCGGTCGCGGCGGGTCTCGCCGATCGGCTCGAGGTGCAGGTGGCGTACGCCATCGGCGTCGCGCGCCCTGTCGGGCTCTACGTCGAGACGTTCGGCACGGGCCGCGTGTCCGACGAGGTGATCACGCGTGCGATCGACGAGGTGTTCGATCTGCGTCCGCAGGCGATCATCGAGCAGCTCGACCTTCTGCGTCCGATCTATGCGCAGACGGCGGCATACGGCCACTTCGGCCGGGAGCTCCCCGACTTCACCTGGGAGCGCACCGATCGCGCCGAGGAGCTGCGGCGCGCCGCCGGCATCTGA
- the rpoZ gene encoding DNA-directed RNA polymerase subunit omega, protein MAGHHNKGIIDPPIDNLLDRVDSKYELVIYAAKRARQINDYYSDLHEGNLFDNVGPLVDSSVEDKPLTIALHEINEDKLRLRHAE, encoded by the coding sequence ATGGCCGGACACCACAACAAGGGCATCATCGACCCGCCGATCGACAACCTGCTCGACCGCGTGGACTCGAAGTACGAGCTCGTCATCTACGCCGCCAAGCGCGCGCGCCAGATCAACGACTACTACTCCGACCTTCACGAGGGCAACCTGTTCGACAACGTCGGGCCTCTCGTCGACTCCTCGGTCGAGGACAAGCCGCTGACCATCGCGCTCCACGAGATCAACGAGGACAAGCTCCGCCTGCGTCACGCAGAGTGA
- the fmt gene encoding methionyl-tRNA formyltransferase codes for MRLVFAGTPDAAVPTLRRLAAEHEIAAVVTRPDAPLGRKRVHTPSPVAAAADELGLAVIKAARLDDEVTERIVALGADLGVIVAYGGLVREPLLSTPTHGWINLHFSLLPRWRGAAPVQRALIAGDDVIGASVFQLVPALDAGDVYATRTVVLPENATADVALATLAADGAALTAEVVADISAGRARAVPQEGEVTFAPKLTLDDGLVDWRQPLADVYARFRGVTPEPGAHTTVAGTRVKILAAHPADAERPADAGPMGPGVIAATKREVLIGTADAPLAVTRVQPAGKGAMNAVDWWRGIRSSDGLRAGS; via the coding sequence ATGCGCCTCGTCTTCGCCGGCACGCCCGATGCCGCCGTCCCCACGCTCCGTCGCCTCGCGGCCGAGCATGAGATCGCGGCGGTCGTGACGCGCCCCGACGCCCCGCTCGGCCGTAAGCGGGTGCACACGCCGTCGCCGGTGGCCGCGGCAGCCGACGAGCTCGGCCTCGCCGTCATCAAAGCCGCACGCCTGGACGACGAGGTGACCGAGCGGATCGTCGCGCTCGGCGCCGACCTCGGCGTGATCGTCGCGTACGGAGGACTCGTGCGCGAGCCCCTGCTGTCGACACCGACGCACGGATGGATCAACCTGCACTTCTCCCTGCTGCCGCGATGGCGGGGGGCGGCGCCGGTGCAGCGCGCCCTCATCGCCGGCGACGACGTGATCGGGGCGAGCGTGTTCCAGCTCGTCCCGGCTCTCGACGCGGGAGACGTGTACGCGACCCGCACGGTCGTCCTGCCGGAGAACGCGACGGCGGACGTCGCTCTTGCGACCCTCGCGGCCGACGGCGCCGCACTCACGGCCGAGGTCGTCGCCGACATCTCAGCCGGGCGGGCGCGAGCGGTGCCCCAGGAGGGCGAGGTCACGTTCGCTCCGAAGCTCACCCTCGACGACGGGCTCGTCGACTGGCGGCAGCCGCTGGCAGACGTCTACGCCCGGTTCCGGGGCGTCACGCCCGAACCGGGTGCGCACACCACCGTCGCCGGTACCCGGGTGAAGATCCTCGCCGCGCACCCCGCGGACGCCGAGCGTCCTGCCGACGCCGGGCCAATGGGCCCCGGTGTCATCGCGGCCACGAAGCGCGAGGTGCTCATCGGGACGGCGGATGCCCCGCTCGCCGTGACGCGCGTGCAGCCCGCAGGCAAGGGGGCGATGAACGCGGTCGACTGGTGGCGCGGCATCCGTTCCTCCGACGGTCTGC